The Streptomyces sp. NBC_00102 genome segment TGGCGGACGAGCTCGGGCAGCCGGTCCTGGGCGACCCGGGTCGCGGTGTCCTGGAGGCGGCGCAGCGAGCGGATCATGGACCGCGCGACGACGAAGGCGCCGACGAGGGAGACGCCGAGCACCAGCAGGATGATGGCACCGTTGAGGATCGCCTCGCGCTGGGAGGCCTCGCGCAGCTCGCGCGCCTTGCCCTCCATGTCGCTGAGGAGCGTCGCCTCGATGGTCTCCATCGCCTGGATCTTCGTGGAGCTCTGGTCGTACCAGTCGAGGTACGACCGCGACTTGTGGCCGTCGATGCCGACCGTGGTGTCGAGCACCTGCTTGGCGTAGGTGTCGGCCGCCTGGATCTCGGGGTTGCCGCTGCTCAGCGGCGCGGTGAGGTCGGAGGCGCTGTTGCCGGTGGTGGCGTAGATGGTCTCGAAGGAGTTCATCGCCAGGCTCTCCTTGCGGAGGGCGTTGCGACCGAACTGCTGGTCGTTGGCGCTGAGATGGGGCTTGGTGCTGTTTCCGCCCGGCAGCGCGGCGGCGATGATCGCCCGCTGGACCGAGGCGTACTCCTTGGCGGAGGAGAAGGCCGCCAGCGCACGGGTGCGCTTGATCATCTCCGGGCTGGAGGTCGCCTGCGCCATGTCCTGCGAGAGGCTCAGCAGCGAGGTGATCAACTGGCTGTACTGGTCGATCGTGTTGACGCTCGGAGTGCCCTTGGCGTACGCGGTCTTGCGGATGTCGCGGATCTGCCCGAGCTGCGTCGCGATCATGTTGACGCTGGCGTGGATGCCTTCGAGCGCCTCGTCGTTCTGGGTGTCCCCGATGGCCATGGTGGCGTCGAGGAAGGCGTCCTTGGCCCGGTCCGTCTTCTTCCGGGGTTCGGTGACCTTGTAGTTGGTCGCCTTCACGCCGTTGGAGAGCGGTCCCGCCGACTCGTCGCGCTCTACCTGCAGGGCCTGAGCCAGCGCGGTGGCCTGCTTGGTCATCTGCGTCAGCAGCTGCATGTGCTCCAGCTGCTGCATGTCGTTCATGGACTCGTTGATGCGGAGTCCGCCCAACGACGTGGCGGCGACCACGGGGAGCGCCAGGAGGGAGACCAGGCGGGTGCTGATGCGCCAGTTACGCAGGGCTACGCGTGAGCCCGTACTGACGGGGTCACGGGGTTTTGCGACCGCCGCCTGTTCGGCGTCCTCGGTCGTGGTGGAACCCGGGCGCGCGGTCTGCTCCGCGCCGTCGTCGGCGCCTGCCGACCCGGGGTTCTGGGCGTGCTGGGGCGAGGAACCGCGGTCGGTCCCGCCGCGCGGCTCCTGTTCCGCCGGAGCGCTGCCATCCCTCTTGAAACGTCCCTGCACTAGCGTCGCAACCTCTGGACCAGGCGTCCCTCCGCATACGCGGCGGTGACGGTGTCGGCGTCGTGGGGCACTGGACGCGCCCCATGGTGGTCGATGAACGACCGGCGTTCTTTAACCCCCTCCGCCGCCACTCGGCGCTGCGTTGCGCCCCTGCGCGCCGGTCTCTACCCGCGGCGGTGCGTGGAATTTCAGCACAGTGCCGGACCTCCAACAAGGCCCGTGGGTTCCCCACGGGCAGGCGTCACCAAGTGTGATGGTCGCGTGACCAGCCGTGCAGCGTGTTCATGCGGAAAGTGGATCATTACGGACAGGGCGACCGGACGAGTGTGGTGTCCCAGTCCTGATGATCAGGAGCGGAATAGAGCATTCAGCTATGCAATGTCCGTTTCCTCTTGCGTGATCATCATTCCGATATGCGGCATTTGGGGGGTCGTTCGTGAGCAAACTCACACGATGATCGCCGTCTCATCCGGGGCTCGGCCGGGAATCCGATGTTTAGCCTGACGCTTTACTGGGATGGCGAAACCCGACAACTGGGCGCACCCCAGGGCGCGCCCTCGGCGAAAGGTCCGAACGGCAGATGACCACGACCCAGTACCGCAGCCTCGCCAACCCCCGGCGCACCACTCTGGCCCACCTCCCGGACGCTTCCACGCTGCGCCGCGCCGAGCTGCCCGAGCAGCCCGAAGGCACCGCCGCACTCCCCACGCAGACGGCCAACCCGCGCCGCACCGTCCTCAGGTAGTTCCCCGGCAGGTGCCGGCCGTCCCTCCCCGCCGTTCCTCCGGGGAGGCGGCCGCGGCCGTCCGCCGGGCACTCCCGGGTCCCCGCACGGTGAGGCGATAGCCTGGAGCGTCAGTCTTCAGCCAGCCAGCAAGTGAGGGGCGACAGCATCCCGTGCGCATCGCCAGGTTCTCCATCGACGGCAATGTCGCCTTCGGCGCCGTCGAGGGTGAGGGCACCGTGGAATCCGGTGGCCTCGTCCTCGACATCATCAAGGGCATTCCGTACGCCGACTTCGAGCTCTCCGGTACCAAGGTCCCGCTGAACAAGGTCAGGCTCCTGCCCCCCGTGCTCCCCAACAAGGTCGTGGCCATCGGCCGCAACTACGCGGAGCACGCCGCCGAACTGGGCAACGAGGTCCCGGACGTCCCGGTCGCCTTCTTCAAGCCCACCACCTCGGTGATCGGTTCCGGCGACGCCATCGAGTACCCCTCCTTCTCGAACGAGGTCCACCACGAGGCCGAACTGGCCGTGGTGATCGGCCGGATGTGCCGCGAGGTCCCCCGCGAGCGCGTCAAGGACGTCGTCTTCGGCTACACCTGCGCCAACGACGTCACCGCCCGTGACGCGCAGAAGCGCGAGAAGCAGTGGGCCCGGGCCAAGGGTTTCGACACCTCCTGCCCGCTCGGCCCCTGGGTGGAGACCGACCTGGACCCGTCCGACCTGGCCATCCAGGCGACGGTCAACGGCGAACAGCGCCAGCTCGGCCGTACGAGCGAGATGATCCGCTCCATCGAGGACCTGATCGTCCACATCACCGAGGCGATGACGCTCCTCCCCGGCGACGTCATCCTCACCGGAACCCCCGCGGGGGTCGGCCCCCTGCACGTCGGCGACGAGGTCGCCGTCACCATCGAAGGCATCGGCACTCTCACCAACAAGGTGATCAAGCGTGGTTAACGGATCTTCCCCCCGTGTCCGGTTCTGTCCCTCCCCGACCGGCAACCCCCACGTGGGCCTGGTCCGGACGGCTCTCTTCAACTGGGCCTTCGCCCGGCACAACGAGGGCTCGCTGGTCTTCCGCATCGAGGACACCGACGCGGCGCGCGACTCGGAGGAGTCGTACCAGCAGCTGCTCGACTCGATGCGCTGGCTCGGCTTCGACTGGGACGAGGGCCCCGAGGTCGGCGGCCCGCACGCCCCGTACCGGCAGTCGCAGCGGATGGACATCTACCGTGACGTCGCCGAGAAGCTGAAGGCCGGCGGGTACGCGTACGACTGCTACTGCACCACCGAGGAGCTCGACGCCCGCCGCGACGCCGCCCGCGCCGCCGGCAAACCGTCCGGGTACGACGGCCACTGCCGCGACCTCACCGCCGAGCAGGTGGCGGCGTACGAGGCCGAGGGCCGCGCGCACATCGTGCGTTTCCGGATGCCCGACGTGCCGCAGACCTTCACCGACCTGGTGCGCGGCGAGCTGACCTTCCAGCCGGAGAACGTGCCGGACTACGGCATCGTCCGCGCCAACGGCGCCCCGCTCTACACGCTGGTCAACCCGGTCGACGACGCGCTGATGGAGATCACCCACGTCCTGCGCGGCGAGGACCTGCTCTCCTCCACCCCCCGCCAGCTCGCCCTGTACGCGGCCCTCACCGAGCTGGGCATCGCCAAGGCGACCCCGGTCTTCGGCCACCTCCCCTACGTCATGGGCGAGGGCAACAAGAAGCTCTCCAAGCGTGACCCGCAGGCGTCGCTCAACCTCTACCGCGAGCGCGGCTTCCTCCCCGAGGGGCTGCTCAACTACCTCTCGCTGCTGGGCTGGTCGATCGCAGAGGACCGCGACATCTTCTCGGTCGAGGAGATGGTGGCGGCCTTCGACATCGCGGACGTCAACGCCAACCCGGCCCGCTTCGACCTCAAGAAGGCCGAGCACGTCAACGCCGAGCACATCCGCCGGCTCGACGTGAAGGACTTCACCGACGCGTGCGGTCCCTGGCTGGTGGCGCCGTACGCGAACTGGGCCCCCGAGGCGTTCGACGCGGACAAGTTCGCCGAGATCGCGCCGCACGCCCAGACCCGGGTGACCGTCCTCTCCGACATCACCGCCAACGTCGACTTCCTCTTCCTCGACGAGCCGGTCCAGGACGAGGCGTCCTGGACCAAGGCGATGAAGGAGGGCTCCGACGCCCTGCTCACCACCGCCCGCGCCAACCTGGCCGGCGCGGAGTGGAACGCCGAGGCGCTGAAGAGCGCCGTCCTCGCGGCGGGCGAGGCCCACGGCCTCAAGCTCGGCAAGGCCCAGGCCCCGGTGCGCGTCGCCGTCACCGGCCGCACGGTCGGCCTGCCGCTCTTCGAGTCCATGGAGATCCTGGGCCGTGAGAAGACCCTCTCCCGGGTCGACGCGGCCCTCGCCAGGCTCACCGCGTAGCGCGGCGCCGTACGCACGTCCCGAGGGGCGGACCGCCGGAATCCCGGCGGTCCGCCCCTCGGGCGTTCCCGGAGGCCCCCGGGGCCGTTTCCGGCCGGGCGGGGGTGCTTCCGGAGGGGGCGGGTCCGGGCGGGAGCCCTTAGCGTGGCCGTATGCCGATTCGCGCCGTGCTCTGGGACATCGACGACACGCTTTTCGACTACTCCGGCGCCGACCGGCAGGCCATGGCGCGGATGCTGGAGCTGGAGGGGCTGCCAGGCGGGCACACCACGCCCGACGAGGCGCTGGATGAATGGCGGGCGATCACCGGACGCCAGTGGGAGCGCTTCGCCGCGGGGGAGACGGACTACGAGGGGCAGCGCAGGGACCGGGTGCGGGAGTTCCTGGCGCGGGACCTGGCGGACGCGGAGGCCGACGCGTGGTTCGGGCGGCACGCGGTCCACTACGAGGCCGCCTGGAGCCTGTTCCCGGACGTGCTCCCGGTCCTCGACCTGCTGGACGGCTACCGCCACGGCGCGCTGTCGAACGCCGGCGCGCTCGTGCAGGACCGCAAGCTGATCGCGCTCGGCGTCCGGCACCGGTTCGAGGCGCTGCTGTGCGCCGTGGAGCTGGGTGTCTCCAAGCCCGATCCCGGCGCCTTCCACGCCGCCTGCGCGACGCTCGCGCTGGAACCGCACGAGGTCGCGTACGTCGGGGACGAGCCGGACATCGACGCCGCGGGCGCGGTCGCGGCCGGACTCACCGGGATCTGGCTGGACCGCCGGGGACTCGGCGGAAGGGCCGATCTCGTGCGGATCACGAGCCTCCACCAGCTGCCCGCGCTGCTGGCCGGCGATACCCGTTTTGGAGCGCCGGACACCTTCGGGTAATGTTCTTTCTGCGCCGCCCGAGCGGGACGAAAAGTCCGGCGGGGAAGCGCAGACAGAAACAAGACCCGCAGGGGTTGCGTTTCAGTGGGCTATGGTGTAATTGGCAACACTACGGTTTCTGGTACCGTCATTCTAGGTTCGAGTCCTGGTAGCCCAGCGCAAGTCCCGAAGTCCCCTGGACTTCGTGTAACAAGCCCCCGTTGTGTAGCGGCCTAGCACGCTGCCCTCTCACGGCAGTAGCGCCGGTTCGAATCCGGTCGGGGGTACAGATCCTTCCCGCGGGAACAATCCGGGTCGCACCCGATGTTCTTGATGCAGGATCGCTAGGGCCCCCGTTGTGTAGCGGCCTAGCACGCTGCCCTCTCACGGCAGTAGCGCCGGTTCGAATCCGGTCGGGGGTACGTATCACACCATGGGCTATGGTGTAATTGGCAACACTACGGTTTCTGGTACCGTCATTCTAGGTTCGAGTCCTGGTAGCCCAGCGCAAGTCCCGAAGTCCCCTGGACTTCGTGTAACAAGCCCCCGTTGTGTAGCGGCCTAGCACGCTGCCCTCTCACGGCAGTAGCGCCGGTTCGAATCCGGTCGGGGGTACAACTCAGCAGTAGAGAACGGCCCTTCACTTCGGTGGAGGGCCGTTTTCGTGCGCCAGGGCCGCAGTTCACGCCGGTCCGCGCCGCGAGGCGCGGACCGGGCCGAGAGGATTCCCGAGCCCGGCCCCATCTCCCCTCCCGCGCCCGCCGGTTCGGGCCGGCCGTGCCCACGTGCCCTCCGTGCTGCCCGTCCGCTGCCCGCCCCGAGGGGTTCCGTCCCTGGAGCCGGACATGAAAAAGGCCGCCACGACGCTGGGGCGGCCAGTACGAACAAGAGCGGTAACGCGAGCAAGGGCGGTGGCGGTAAAAGCGGGAGAGGAGACGGGGGCACGGGTGGAGGAGCGGGTGCCGGAGCCGGTCAGCCGCGGCGCAGCGCGTCGCTGAGTCGCGCGGCCGAGTCGATGACCGCCTGGGCGTGCATCCGGCCGGGGTGGCGGGTCAGCCGCTCGATCGGACCGGAGATGGAGACCGCGGCCACCACCCGGTTCGACGGCCCGCGCACCGGCGCGGAGACCGACGCGACGCCCGGCTCGCGCTCACCGATCGACTGGGCCCATCCCCTGCGGCGTACCCCGGAGAGGGCCGTAGCCGTGAACCGGGCGCCCTGGAGGCCCCGGTGGAGGCGCTCGGGCTCCTCCCAGGCCATCAGGATCTGCGCGGAGGAGCCCGCCTTCATGGTGAGCGTGGAGCCGACCGGCACGGTGTCCCTGAGCCCGGAGAGCCGCTCCGCCGCGGCGACACAGATGCGCATGTCGCCCTGGCGGCGGTAGAGCTGCGCGCTCTCGCCGGTGATGTCCCGGAGGTGGGTGAGTACGGGTCCGGCCGTCGCCAGGAGGCGGTCCTCGCCGGCCGCCGCGGCGAGCTCGGCGAGCCGCGGGCCGAGAATGAACCGGCCCTGCATGTCCCGGGCCACCAGGCGGTGGTGTTCGAGTGCCACAGCCAGTCGGTGGGCCGTGGGGCGAGCGAGACCGGTCGCCGCGACCAGCCCGGCGAGGGTGGCCGGACCGGACTCCAGAGCGCTCAGTACGAGTGCAGCCTTGTCGAGAACGCCGACGCCGCTAGAGTTGTCCATACGACGATATTCGCGTCTCACTCTGTGAAACGCAAGTTCAATTTTCTCCGGAAGTTGCGAACCTGTACCGGCGGCCGCACGACGGCCCGTAGCCGCCGCCCCGATCGGGGGAGCCGTCCCGCACGGGACCGGGACGGTGGCGCACCGAATCTCTAGTTGGGCCGGCGAAGACGCCGGTCGGAGGGAAAGCGATGGGTAGGACACTCGCGGAGAAGGTCTGGGACGACCACGTCGTCCGGCGCGCAGAGGGCGAGCCCGACCTCCTCTACATCGATCTGCACCTGCTGCACGAGGTGACCAGCCCGCAGGCCTTCGACGGTCTGCGGCAGGCCGGACGCCCGGTGCGGCGCCTCGACCTCACCATCGCCACTGAGGATCACAACACCCCGACCCTCGACATCGACAAGCCGATCGCCGACCCGGTGTCCCGCGCCCAGCTGGAGACCCTGCGCAAGAACTGCGCGGAGTTCGGCGTCCGGCTGCACCCGCTCGGCGACGTCGAGCAGGGTGTCGTGCACGTGGTCGGCCCCCAGCTGGGTCTGACCCAGCCGGGCATGACCGTCGTCTGCGGCGACTCCCACACCTCGACCCACGGAGCCTTCGGCGGACTGGCGTTCGGCATCGGCACCAGCCAGGTCGAGCACGTGCTGGCCACCCAGACGCTGCCGATGGCCCGCCCGAAGACGATGGCCATCACCATCGACGGCGACCTCCCCGCGGACGTCACGGCCAAGGACCTCATCCTGGCGGTCATCGCCCGGATCGGCACCGGCGGCGGCCAGGGGTACATCCTCGAATACCGCGGCTCCGCCATCGAGAAGCTCTCGATGGAAGCCCGGATGACCATCTGCAACATGTCGATCGAGGCCGGCGCCCGCGCGGGCATGATCGCCCCGGACGAGACGACCTTCGCGTACCTGAAGGGCCGCGCCCACGCACCCGTGGGCGAGGACTGGGACGCCGCCGTCGCGTACTGGAAGACCCTGCGCAGCGACGACGACGCCGTCTTCGACGCCGAGGTCGTCTTCGAGGCCGCCTCGCTCGCCCCGTTCGTCACCTGGGGCACCAACCCCGGTCAGGGCGCTCCGCTCTCCGCGAACGTCCCCGACCCGGCTTCGTACGAAGACGCCTCGGAGCGGCTGGCCGCCGAAAAGGCCCTGGAGTACATGGGGTTGACCGCGGGGCAGCCGCTCCGCGAGATCGGTGTGGACACCGTCTTCGTGGGTTCCTGCACCAACGGCCGCATCGAGGACCTGCGCAACGCCGCGGCGATCCTGGAGGGCCGCAAAGTCGCCGACGGCGTACGGATGCTGGTCGTCCCCGGCTCGGTCCGGGTCGCCCTGCAGGCGGTCTCCGAGGGCCTGGACAAGGTCTTCACCGAGGCCGGTGCCGAATGGCGCCACGCGGGCTGCTCGATGTGCCTCGGCATGAACCCGGACCAGCTGGCCCCCGGCGAGCGCTCCGCGTCCACCTCGAACCGCAACTTCGAGGGCCGGCAGGGCAAGGGCGGCCGGACGCACCTGGTCTCCCCGCAGGTCGCCGCCGCCACCGCGGTGCTCGGCCACCTGGCCTCGCCCGCCGACCTGTCCGACGACCGCACGCCTGCCGGAGTCTGAGAACCATGGAAGCTTTCACCACGCACACCGGCCGGGCCGTCCCGCTGCGCCGCAGCAACGTCGACACCGACCAGATCATCCCCGCGCACTGGCTGAAGAAGGTCACCCGCGACGGGTTCGAGGACGGCCTCTTCGAAGCCTGGCGCAAGGACGAGAACTTCGTCCTCAACCGCCCCGAACGCCAGGGTGCCTCGGTCCTGGTGGCCGGCCCCGACTTCGGTACCGGCTCCTCCCGCGAGCACGCCGTCTGGGCCCTGCAGAACTACGGTTTCAAGACCGTGATCTCGGCCCGCTTCGCCGACATCTTCCGCGGCAACTCGCTGAAGAACGGCCTGTTGACCGTGGTTCTCGACCAGGCGGTCGTGGACGCGCTGTGGGACCTGACCGAGGCCGACCCCACCGCCGACATCACCGTCGACCTGGAGGCCCGCCAGGTCCGGGCCGAGGGCATCGAGGCGGCCTTCGAGCTGGACGAGAACGCCCGCTGGCGTCTGCTGAACGGGCTGGACGACATCAGCCTCACCCTTCAGAACGAAGCGGACATCGCGGCATATGAGGTGGCAAGGCCGACCTTCAAGCCGCGTACAATTGAGGTCTGAGCAGCGCTTTTCCAGACTGCGCCCCCTGCCTTCGGGCAGGGGGCGCAGTCGCTTGTTGAGACCCTGTCGGGCGACAACTCGCCTCAGATGGCACAATCGGTGCATGGGAGGCGACAACCAACTCAAGCTCTATGGTCAAGTCGCCGACCAATTGAAGGAAGCGCACGGAAGGGTGCGCGCACTGCAAGTCCCGGAGGGCGTACGGATGGCGCTGTCCCGGAAGCTGTTGGCCGTCACGGCGACGGCGAAGCACGATCTCTCAGGCGCGGCAAGGCGCCTGGACCGGTTGATGAAGGACCTCGATGAGGGCCGATTCCCCGAAGGTGACTGACTCCGCGGAAGTCCGCATCAGTCGACTTCGTTGCGGCACTAGGGTGATTAGCCCGTTTCGTGTTTGATTTGCGGTATATATCTGCCTAACGTGCGAAAACGCTTGAACACTTTCGTTCTGGCAATGTCTCCGAAGGGGAAGACGTGAACAAGGCACAGCTCGTAGAAGCGATTGCCGAGAAGGTCGGCGGCCGTCAGCAGGCCGCGGACGCGGTGGACGCGGTTCTGGACGCGATCGTCCGCGCCGTCGTGGCCGGAGACCGTGTCTCGGTCACCGGTTTCGGCTCGTTCGAGAAGGTCGACCGCCCGGCGCGGTACGCCCGCAACCCGCAGACCGGCGAGCGCGTCCGGGTCAAGAAGACCTCGGTGCCCCGCTTCCGCGCGGGTCAGGGCTTCAAGGACCTGGTG includes the following:
- a CDS encoding HAD family hydrolase, with protein sequence MPIRAVLWDIDDTLFDYSGADRQAMARMLELEGLPGGHTTPDEALDEWRAITGRQWERFAAGETDYEGQRRDRVREFLARDLADAEADAWFGRHAVHYEAAWSLFPDVLPVLDLLDGYRHGALSNAGALVQDRKLIALGVRHRFEALLCAVELGVSKPDPGAFHAACATLALEPHEVAYVGDEPDIDAAGAVAAGLTGIWLDRRGLGGRADLVRITSLHQLPALLAGDTRFGAPDTFG
- the gltX gene encoding glutamate--tRNA ligase yields the protein MVNGSSPRVRFCPSPTGNPHVGLVRTALFNWAFARHNEGSLVFRIEDTDAARDSEESYQQLLDSMRWLGFDWDEGPEVGGPHAPYRQSQRMDIYRDVAEKLKAGGYAYDCYCTTEELDARRDAARAAGKPSGYDGHCRDLTAEQVAAYEAEGRAHIVRFRMPDVPQTFTDLVRGELTFQPENVPDYGIVRANGAPLYTLVNPVDDALMEITHVLRGEDLLSSTPRQLALYAALTELGIAKATPVFGHLPYVMGEGNKKLSKRDPQASLNLYRERGFLPEGLLNYLSLLGWSIAEDRDIFSVEEMVAAFDIADVNANPARFDLKKAEHVNAEHIRRLDVKDFTDACGPWLVAPYANWAPEAFDADKFAEIAPHAQTRVTVLSDITANVDFLFLDEPVQDEASWTKAMKEGSDALLTTARANLAGAEWNAEALKSAVLAAGEAHGLKLGKAQAPVRVAVTGRTVGLPLFESMEILGREKTLSRVDAALARLTA
- the leuC gene encoding 3-isopropylmalate dehydratase large subunit, translating into MGRTLAEKVWDDHVVRRAEGEPDLLYIDLHLLHEVTSPQAFDGLRQAGRPVRRLDLTIATEDHNTPTLDIDKPIADPVSRAQLETLRKNCAEFGVRLHPLGDVEQGVVHVVGPQLGLTQPGMTVVCGDSHTSTHGAFGGLAFGIGTSQVEHVLATQTLPMARPKTMAITIDGDLPADVTAKDLILAVIARIGTGGGQGYILEYRGSAIEKLSMEARMTICNMSIEAGARAGMIAPDETTFAYLKGRAHAPVGEDWDAAVAYWKTLRSDDDAVFDAEVVFEAASLAPFVTWGTNPGQGAPLSANVPDPASYEDASERLAAEKALEYMGLTAGQPLREIGVDTVFVGSCTNGRIEDLRNAAAILEGRKVADGVRMLVVPGSVRVALQAVSEGLDKVFTEAGAEWRHAGCSMCLGMNPDQLAPGERSASTSNRNFEGRQGKGGRTHLVSPQVAAATAVLGHLASPADLSDDRTPAGV
- a CDS encoding fumarylacetoacetate hydrolase family protein, with translation MRIARFSIDGNVAFGAVEGEGTVESGGLVLDIIKGIPYADFELSGTKVPLNKVRLLPPVLPNKVVAIGRNYAEHAAELGNEVPDVPVAFFKPTTSVIGSGDAIEYPSFSNEVHHEAELAVVIGRMCREVPRERVKDVVFGYTCANDVTARDAQKREKQWARAKGFDTSCPLGPWVETDLDPSDLAIQATVNGEQRQLGRTSEMIRSIEDLIVHITEAMTLLPGDVILTGTPAGVGPLHVGDEVAVTIEGIGTLTNKVIKRG
- the leuD gene encoding 3-isopropylmalate dehydratase small subunit, with product MEAFTTHTGRAVPLRRSNVDTDQIIPAHWLKKVTRDGFEDGLFEAWRKDENFVLNRPERQGASVLVAGPDFGTGSSREHAVWALQNYGFKTVISARFADIFRGNSLKNGLLTVVLDQAVVDALWDLTEADPTADITVDLEARQVRAEGIEAAFELDENARWRLLNGLDDISLTLQNEADIAAYEVARPTFKPRTIEV
- the ndgR gene encoding IclR family transcriptional regulator NdgR, whose translation is MDNSSGVGVLDKAALVLSALESGPATLAGLVAATGLARPTAHRLAVALEHHRLVARDMQGRFILGPRLAELAAAAGEDRLLATAGPVLTHLRDITGESAQLYRRQGDMRICVAAAERLSGLRDTVPVGSTLTMKAGSSAQILMAWEEPERLHRGLQGARFTATALSGVRRRGWAQSIGEREPGVASVSAPVRGPSNRVVAAVSISGPIERLTRHPGRMHAQAVIDSAARLSDALRRG